The sequence AGGTCACAGCCACGGCCATTTTCTCCCAGTAGTCCTTCTCCAGCACCATGGCTTCCGCCATGGACTGCTCCGTTACCGCCTGTCCGGGAAACCACTTGCGCACCAGCATGGCCATGCGGGCCATGGGGTTACGCTCCATCCCCTCGGCTAGGCGCTGAACTCCCCCACCATAATGTTCAGATCGGGCGCGTACTGTTCCACTATGGCTCCGGCTATCTGTACGGAGGCACCGGGCAGGGCAAGCAGCTCACGCACGCGGTCTTTGTCGTCAGCAACTGCGCAGCGCATCACAAAGTTGTGGCTGGGGGCCACTTTGTTGTTAGCCTGCATGGCGTTGATGTAGTCGTTGTAGATCTCCGGCGTGGGAGCAAAGGTCACGTTCTGCCCTTTGATGTTCAAAACGATTCTGGCGTCCATGGTCTGCCTCACTTTGTTGCGCACAGGGTTTTCACCAGCTGGTCGATGCGCTTGTCGATCCGCTGTTCAAAGTCAGAGAACATCTTTTCCAAATCCTTCTTGCCTGCGTAATTTTCCGCCACATGCAGCCGCAGAGCGCCAATCGCGTCTTTGCCCTTCTGAATATCGGCGTTACTCTTCTGTATCTCGCGGTGCAGATAGATGTTCCACGCCAGCAGCGGCGGCCAGATAAACCGGGCAAAAAAGACAAACGCGTCAGAAATATCCATGCTAGCCCTTTGCCGGTCCGGCCGTTTCTCTGGCTGTCGCCCGCGTCCCCATGAACTGGGTCACCAGCGGCAGCAGATTGCGCACGGTGCGTTCCCCGAAAAGGAAGCCCAGAACCAACAGGTTAACGGTCCAGAACGCGAGACCGTGCGGGGTCCAGCCATGCTCTGCAGACAGTTCAATCTGCCACCCTCCGCTAAACACCTGCCAGTCCATGTACATGGTGAACAGCCCCCATAACGGGCGCTGGCATCCGCGTACAAAGATGATCAAACGCCCCACCACCGGCAGCGTTTTCAGGTCGGCCGCTGTGCCTTCCAACTCGGCCGCGCGCCGGGTCACTTCCTTGTCTGCTTCCACCGCCAGCTGCATAAGCTGCACCTCGCGCCTGTGCTCCGCCTCGCGGA is a genomic window of Desulfovibrio psychrotolerans containing:
- a CDS encoding putative phage tail assembly chaperone, with translation MDARIVLNIKGQNVTFAPTPEIYNDYINAMQANNKVAPSHNFVMRCAVADDKDRVRELLALPGASVQIAGAIVEQYAPDLNIMVGEFSA
- a CDS encoding DUF6890 family protein, with the protein product MARMAMLVRKWFPGQAVTEQSMAEAMVLEKDYWEKMAVAVTCGVTKAFNG